Proteins encoded together in one Kutzneria kofuensis window:
- a CDS encoding dihydrolipoamide acetyltransferase family protein, which translates to MPQFKHFPLPDVGEGLVEAEILTWHVKPGDTVTVNQIIVEIETAKAAVELPCPFAGVVTELLVEPGKTVDVGTPIIVIDTDPNGEAAPTNGAVEPERVPNLVGYGVKAVTAKRRARVGAPAAVPASAAVSAAVEPTTVVPAPVIAPEPEPVAPAGGYVPLAKPPVRKLAKDLGIDLAALAGSGPGGVITREDVEQAATPAAAPVAVASRGERRVPVKGVRKATAQAMVESAFTAPHVTEFLTIDVTPMMELRAKLKDSPEFRGVKLTPLAFAAKAVCLAVRRTPDVNATWDAAANEIVYKDYVHLGIAAATPRGLVVPKVRDADQLSLRGLAEALEQLTATARDGKTTPADMLNGTITITNVGVFGVDTGTPIINPGESAILAFGAIRDMPWVVDGQVVPRKVCQLALSFDHRVVDGQQGSQFLADVGALLADPAVAITY; encoded by the coding sequence ATGCCGCAGTTCAAGCACTTCCCCCTGCCCGACGTCGGCGAGGGGCTGGTCGAGGCGGAGATCCTCACCTGGCACGTCAAGCCGGGCGACACGGTCACCGTCAACCAGATCATCGTGGAGATCGAGACCGCCAAGGCCGCGGTCGAGCTGCCCTGCCCGTTCGCCGGCGTGGTCACCGAGCTGCTGGTCGAGCCGGGCAAGACGGTCGACGTCGGCACGCCGATCATCGTCATCGACACCGATCCGAACGGGGAGGCCGCACCGACCAACGGCGCGGTCGAGCCGGAGCGGGTGCCCAACCTCGTCGGCTACGGCGTCAAGGCGGTCACCGCCAAGCGCCGCGCCCGGGTCGGAGCCCCCGCCGCTGTGCCGGCGTCGGCCGCCGTCTCAGCGGCGGTCGAGCCGACGACGGTCGTGCCGGCTCCGGTGATCGCGCCCGAGCCCGAGCCGGTGGCCCCCGCCGGCGGTTACGTGCCGCTGGCCAAGCCCCCGGTCCGCAAGCTGGCCAAGGACCTGGGCATCGACCTCGCCGCGCTGGCCGGCAGCGGTCCCGGCGGCGTGATCACCCGCGAGGACGTGGAGCAGGCCGCCACCCCGGCGGCCGCGCCGGTTGCCGTCGCCTCTCGCGGTGAGCGCCGGGTTCCGGTCAAGGGTGTACGCAAGGCGACCGCCCAGGCCATGGTCGAAAGCGCCTTCACGGCGCCGCACGTCACGGAGTTCCTGACCATCGACGTGACGCCGATGATGGAGCTGCGGGCGAAGCTCAAGGACAGCCCGGAGTTCCGGGGCGTCAAGCTGACCCCGCTCGCGTTCGCGGCCAAGGCGGTGTGCCTCGCGGTGCGCCGCACGCCGGACGTGAACGCGACCTGGGACGCCGCCGCCAACGAGATCGTCTACAAGGACTACGTGCACCTGGGCATCGCGGCCGCCACGCCGCGCGGCCTGGTCGTGCCCAAGGTCCGCGACGCCGACCAGCTGTCGCTGCGTGGCCTCGCCGAGGCGTTGGAGCAGCTCACCGCCACCGCGCGGGACGGCAAGACCACGCCGGCGGACATGCTGAACGGCACCATCACCATCACCAACGTCGGCGTGTTCGGCGTCGACACCGGCACGCCGATCATCAACCCCGGTGAGTCCGCGATCCTGGCCTTCGGCGCGATCCGGGACATGCCGTGGGTGGTGGACGGCCAGGTGGTGCCGCGCAAGGTGTGCCAGCTGGCGCTGAGCTTCGACCACCGGGTGGTCGACGGCCAGCAGGGCTCGCAGTTCCTGGCCGACGTCGGCGCGCTGCTGGCCGACCCGGCGGTGGCGATCACGTACTGA
- a CDS encoding pyridoxamine 5'-phosphate oxidase family protein, with the protein MATWQQFEQEAPELAAEVRRVLTAQVSHVLATVRRDGSPRVSGTEVAFSGAELTIGSMLGAMKARDLLRDDRFALHSCPGPDGDAKLSGVAVADTNVEDHHSFRLDLRQAVFTGIGDDRKHLLIQVWRPGREVERIKRY; encoded by the coding sequence ATGGCGACATGGCAGCAGTTCGAACAGGAGGCTCCGGAGCTGGCCGCCGAGGTGCGGCGGGTGCTGACGGCGCAGGTGAGCCACGTGCTCGCCACCGTGCGCCGGGACGGTTCGCCGCGGGTCAGTGGCACCGAGGTCGCGTTCAGCGGTGCCGAGCTCACCATCGGTTCCATGCTCGGCGCCATGAAGGCGCGGGATCTGCTGCGGGACGACAGGTTCGCGCTGCACTCGTGTCCCGGTCCCGACGGCGACGCCAAGCTGTCCGGCGTCGCCGTCGCGGATACGAACGTCGAGGACCACCACTCGTTCCGTTTGGACCTCCGCCAAGCCGTGTTCACCGGGATCGGGGACGACCGCAAGCACCTGCTGATCCAGGTGTGGAGGCCGGGGCGGGAGGTGGAGCGAATCAAGCGCTACTGA
- a CDS encoding HEPN domain-containing protein: MAVPKPAAIKEPCSKARLTFAANSDDIRNYYHIHQALKSAKATRQQLVTFDKAMYVLVAALWESYCEDVISEALDLLAKHAYSPADLPLTLQKVIASDLRSDKHELAVWKIAGDGWKDCLRQRLDSLRGPREWLFNSPKSSSVDDLFARSLGIERISDSWRVNDLSVEEVRKALDRCIAIRGAIAHRAGTADSQASKIGVKRFINLVISLVRSTDMAIENVIRSCTELSGWQNIGNQSKLEMGSIAAI; the protein is encoded by the coding sequence GTGGCGGTCCCGAAGCCAGCCGCGATCAAGGAACCGTGCAGTAAGGCCAGACTGACCTTTGCTGCTAACTCTGATGATATTCGCAACTACTACCACATTCATCAAGCCTTGAAGTCGGCAAAAGCAACTCGACAACAGCTGGTAACCTTTGATAAGGCAATGTACGTCCTTGTGGCGGCCTTATGGGAATCGTATTGTGAAGACGTCATCTCGGAAGCGCTGGATCTTCTGGCAAAACACGCATATAGTCCGGCGGACTTGCCGCTAACGCTTCAAAAAGTAATTGCGAGTGATCTGCGAAGTGATAAGCATGAGCTTGCGGTCTGGAAGATTGCCGGCGATGGGTGGAAGGATTGCCTGAGGCAGCGCCTTGACTCCTTGAGAGGGCCGCGCGAGTGGTTATTCAATTCGCCTAAGAGTTCGAGTGTTGACGATTTGTTTGCTAGATCGCTCGGCATTGAACGCATATCGGACAGTTGGCGAGTCAATGATCTGAGCGTGGAAGAGGTGCGGAAGGCTCTGGATCGGTGTATCGCTATTCGTGGTGCGATTGCTCATCGCGCAGGAACGGCGGACAGTCAGGCTTCTAAGATTGGCGTGAAACGATTTATCAATCTGGTCATTTCTCTTGTCAGATCGACGGACATGGCGATAGAAAACGTCATCAGGAGCTGTACGGAATTGTCTGGCTGGCAAAATATCGGTAATCAATCAAAGCTGGAAATGGGGTCAATCGCCGCTATTTAA
- a CDS encoding beta-1,3-glucanase family protein, with amino-acid sequence MINRRMFLGGAAAVAAAVPVGVAVSSWTGNARAAAPGGLTLSAVNRTGVHADSELTMYVVGTDPAGNQAFVRPDGSLQAVSAALNGPDGFADLSIPFGTTLTLPKMSGRVYFAAGAKLPFKVVDGGGRPALQFPAGWVSGDPSFGVLHDWIEFTFNDAGMFCNTTMVDMFSMPLAIRLTGKANQTTGTLAAGGRAAILKALSADPVFGKLVVANGQRVMAPGHGIEAGLFPADFFDDFVDQVWTKYSTTNLVVKTDTATFTGRVSGDVLRFDNGVAPIKRPSTRDVLFCDGALAAPNDGVTGPVAAIVAAGLNRGTLLADANQPATDPKSFYANAKPHLYAKVMHDNSVDGHAYGFAFDDVADFAAFVQDPAPTAMTVTLTPF; translated from the coding sequence ATGATCAATAGGAGGATGTTCCTCGGCGGCGCGGCGGCGGTGGCCGCCGCCGTGCCGGTCGGAGTCGCGGTGTCGTCGTGGACCGGGAACGCCAGGGCGGCCGCCCCCGGCGGGCTCACCTTGTCCGCCGTGAACCGGACCGGAGTGCACGCCGACAGCGAGTTGACGATGTACGTCGTCGGCACCGATCCGGCCGGCAACCAGGCGTTCGTCCGCCCCGACGGCAGCCTCCAGGCGGTGTCCGCCGCGCTCAACGGCCCCGACGGCTTCGCCGACCTGAGCATTCCGTTCGGCACCACGCTCACCCTGCCCAAGATGTCCGGCCGGGTGTACTTCGCCGCCGGCGCCAAGCTGCCGTTCAAGGTCGTCGACGGCGGCGGCCGGCCGGCGCTGCAGTTCCCCGCCGGCTGGGTGTCGGGCGATCCCAGCTTCGGCGTGCTGCACGACTGGATCGAGTTCACGTTCAACGACGCCGGCATGTTCTGCAACACCACGATGGTGGACATGTTCAGCATGCCGCTGGCGATCCGGCTGACCGGCAAGGCGAACCAGACCACGGGCACCCTCGCGGCCGGCGGGCGGGCGGCGATCCTCAAGGCGCTGTCGGCCGATCCCGTGTTCGGCAAGCTGGTCGTGGCCAACGGGCAGCGGGTGATGGCCCCCGGGCACGGCATCGAGGCCGGCCTGTTCCCCGCCGACTTCTTCGACGACTTCGTCGACCAGGTGTGGACCAAGTACTCGACCACGAACCTGGTGGTGAAGACCGACACCGCCACCTTCACCGGCCGCGTCTCCGGCGACGTGCTCCGGTTCGACAACGGCGTCGCGCCGATCAAGCGCCCGTCGACCAGAGACGTGCTGTTCTGCGACGGCGCACTGGCCGCCCCCAACGACGGCGTCACCGGCCCGGTCGCCGCCATCGTCGCCGCCGGCCTGAACCGCGGGACGCTGCTGGCCGACGCCAACCAGCCGGCGACCGACCCGAAGTCCTTCTACGCCAACGCGAAGCCGCACCTGTATGCGAAGGTGATGCACGACAACAGCGTCGACGGGCACGCCTACGGGTTCGCCTTCGACGACGTGGCCGACTTCGCCGCGTTCGTCCAGGACCCCGCGCCCACGGCCATGACGGTGACGTTGACACCGTTCTAG
- a CDS encoding amino acid permease, with translation MDSSHGGEGYAKSLGNRQVQMIAMGGAIGVGLFLGAGGRLHTAGPGLILSYALCGAAAFFVMRALGELVLYRPSSGSFITYAREFIGPWAGFAAGWMYWLNWAMAGIAEITAVGVYVHRWLPDLPQWITALIALGALLAVNLVSVKLFGELEFWFSVIKVTAIIAFLLVGIGLVVSATSVGGHPAGPANLVADGGSFFPHGFGITLIVMQAVVFAYAGIELVGIAAGEAKDPAKVMPKAINGVLWRIGIFYVGSVLLLAMLLPSSLYANGVSPFVTVFSNLGVPWVADVMNAIVLTAALSSCNSGLYSTGRVLRSLADRKEAPAFTGKMSANHVPYGGVLFTSLIYLGGVVLNYFVPSEAFDIVTAISSLGVVTVWAMVLIAQMRMRKAALRGELVRPSYRMPGAPVTNWIALAFLGLIVVMMGFAGGAEEIAFYSIPGIIAVIALGWWLVSRRRPEPDPLPAPALVEAAP, from the coding sequence GTGGATTCTTCCCACGGCGGCGAGGGCTACGCGAAGTCCCTCGGCAACCGCCAGGTGCAGATGATCGCGATGGGCGGCGCCATCGGCGTCGGCCTCTTCCTCGGCGCCGGTGGCCGCCTGCACACCGCCGGACCGGGCCTGATCCTGTCCTACGCGCTGTGCGGCGCCGCCGCGTTCTTTGTCATGCGGGCCCTGGGCGAACTGGTGCTCTACCGGCCGTCCTCGGGCAGCTTCATCACCTACGCCCGTGAGTTCATCGGCCCGTGGGCCGGCTTCGCGGCGGGCTGGATGTACTGGCTGAACTGGGCGATGGCGGGCATCGCCGAGATCACCGCGGTCGGCGTCTACGTGCACCGATGGCTGCCGGACCTGCCGCAGTGGATCACCGCCCTGATCGCGCTGGGCGCGCTGCTGGCCGTCAACCTGGTGTCGGTGAAGCTGTTCGGTGAGCTGGAGTTCTGGTTCTCCGTCATCAAGGTCACCGCGATCATCGCGTTCCTGCTGGTGGGCATCGGCCTGGTGGTGAGCGCCACGAGCGTCGGCGGCCACCCGGCCGGCCCGGCCAACCTGGTCGCCGACGGCGGCAGCTTCTTCCCGCACGGCTTCGGCATCACGCTGATCGTCATGCAGGCCGTCGTCTTCGCGTACGCCGGTATCGAGCTGGTCGGCATCGCCGCGGGCGAGGCGAAGGACCCCGCGAAGGTGATGCCGAAGGCGATCAACGGTGTGCTCTGGCGGATCGGCATCTTCTACGTGGGTTCGGTGCTACTGCTGGCCATGCTGCTGCCGAGCTCGCTGTACGCCAATGGCGTCAGCCCGTTCGTCACCGTGTTCAGCAACCTCGGCGTGCCGTGGGTGGCGGACGTGATGAACGCGATCGTGCTCACCGCGGCCCTGTCGTCCTGCAACTCGGGCCTGTACTCCACCGGCCGCGTGCTGCGCTCACTGGCCGACCGCAAGGAGGCCCCGGCCTTCACCGGCAAGATGAGCGCGAACCACGTGCCCTACGGCGGCGTGCTGTTCACCTCGCTGATCTACCTCGGCGGCGTGGTGCTGAACTACTTCGTGCCGTCCGAGGCGTTCGACATCGTCACGGCCATCTCCTCGCTGGGCGTGGTGACGGTGTGGGCGATGGTGCTGATCGCGCAGATGCGCATGCGCAAGGCGGCATTGCGCGGCGAACTGGTGCGGCCGAGCTACCGGATGCCGGGAGCGCCGGTGACGAACTGGATCGCGCTCGCCTTCCTCGGCCTGATCGTGGTGATGATGGGCTTCGCCGGCGGCGCCGAGGAGATCGCCTTCTACTCGATTCCCGGCATCATCGCAGTGATCGCGCTGGGATGGTGGCTGGTCAGCCGCCGCCGGCCGGAACCGGACCCGCTGCCGGCGCCGGCCCTCGTCGAGGCCGCCCCATAG
- a CDS encoding helix-turn-helix domain-containing protein: protein MNGDGDLYGIGELARLTGLSVRTIRFYSDSGLLPPTERTHAGYRMYDIHALTRLKFVRTLRELGVDLPTVQRVLARELSIPELAAEHAEALDVQIRTLRLRRSVLRAVAKRGSSPKELEMVHELAKMTEEERQAILDDFWAEVDEGLPEAENAAWMRRVRADLPDDPTPEQVAAWIEFVELVRDPGFRAKIRTMAVENARMLEEGTDAKVMSDAWGTAMEQALTKVTAAMAAGETPESETGRRIVTEMRASVAQALGREHDADFDEWLVRLNDTFGDDRAERYWNLLGTINGWPEYPSPKPARDWLTAATRNCQG, encoded by the coding sequence GTGAACGGGGACGGCGACCTCTACGGGATCGGGGAACTGGCCAGGCTGACCGGCCTGTCCGTGCGGACCATCCGCTTCTACTCCGACTCCGGTCTGCTGCCCCCGACCGAACGCACCCACGCCGGCTACCGGATGTACGACATCCACGCGCTGACACGGCTGAAGTTCGTTCGCACGCTGCGTGAGCTCGGCGTCGACCTGCCGACCGTGCAACGGGTGCTCGCCCGTGAGCTGAGCATTCCCGAGCTGGCGGCCGAACACGCCGAGGCGCTCGACGTCCAGATCAGGACGCTGCGGCTGCGACGGTCCGTGCTCAGGGCGGTGGCCAAGCGCGGGTCGAGCCCGAAGGAGCTGGAGATGGTGCACGAACTCGCGAAGATGACCGAGGAGGAGCGGCAGGCGATCCTGGACGACTTCTGGGCGGAGGTCGACGAGGGCCTGCCCGAGGCCGAGAACGCCGCCTGGATGCGCAGGGTGCGCGCCGACCTGCCCGACGATCCCACGCCCGAGCAGGTCGCCGCGTGGATCGAGTTCGTCGAGCTGGTGCGGGACCCCGGCTTCCGGGCCAAGATCCGCACCATGGCCGTCGAGAACGCCCGCATGCTCGAGGAGGGCACCGACGCCAAGGTCATGTCCGACGCCTGGGGCACCGCCATGGAGCAGGCCCTGACCAAGGTCACCGCGGCCATGGCCGCCGGCGAGACCCCCGAGTCCGAGACCGGCCGGCGCATCGTCACGGAGATGCGGGCCTCGGTGGCTCAGGCCCTCGGCCGCGAGCACGACGCCGACTTCGACGAGTGGCTCGTCCGACTCAACGACACCTTCGGCGACGACCGGGCCGAGCGGTACTGGAACCTGCTCGGCACGATCAACGGCTGGCCCGAGTACCCGAGCCCCAAGCCGGCCCGGGACTGGCTGACCGCGGCGACCCGGAACTGTCAGGGGTAG
- a CDS encoding S1 RNA-binding domain-containing protein, with product MSENWNEFLAGHAVGDVVDGTVSKVLPFGAFVRVDGFDGLLPQVKTVADGESVRVRILAIDDAGQRFSLEVA from the coding sequence ATGTCCGAGAACTGGAACGAATTCCTGGCCGGCCACGCGGTCGGCGACGTTGTCGACGGCACGGTGAGCAAGGTGCTGCCGTTCGGCGCGTTCGTGCGGGTCGACGGCTTCGACGGCCTGCTGCCGCAGGTCAAGACCGTGGCCGACGGCGAGAGCGTCCGGGTCCGCATCCTGGCGATCGATGACGCCGGGCAGCGGTTCAGCCTGGAGGTGGCCTGA
- a CDS encoding alpha-ketoacid dehydrogenase subunit beta, with product MAAPTMHRSTDTPSAAPQTITMIKGLNQALRTSMERDPKVIVMGEDVGKLGGVFRVTDGLQKDFGEQRVLDTPLAESGIIGTAIGLAIRGYRPVCEIQFDGFIFPGFDQIVSQLAKLHYRTQGRIKLPIVVRVPFGGGIGAVEHHSESPESYFAHTAGLKVVACSNPVDAYWMLRQAIECDDPVLFFEPKRRYHEKAELDLSVAPQPLFSSRVLRKGSTATIATYGPMVRTSMDAAIAGAEDGLDLEVIDMRSLSPLDLGPVYESVRRTGRLIVVSEAPGESSIAAEIATKVQQECFYSLEAPVLRVTGFDTPYPPAKLEENFLPDLDRVLAAVDRSLAW from the coding sequence ATGGCCGCGCCGACCATGCACCGCTCGACCGACACGCCGTCGGCCGCGCCGCAGACGATCACCATGATCAAGGGCCTGAACCAGGCCCTGCGCACCTCGATGGAGCGCGACCCCAAGGTCATCGTGATGGGCGAGGACGTCGGCAAGCTCGGCGGCGTCTTCCGCGTCACCGACGGCCTGCAGAAGGACTTCGGCGAGCAGCGCGTGCTGGACACGCCGCTGGCCGAGTCCGGCATCATCGGCACCGCCATCGGCCTGGCCATCCGCGGCTACCGGCCGGTCTGCGAGATCCAGTTCGACGGCTTCATCTTCCCCGGCTTCGACCAGATCGTCAGCCAGCTGGCCAAGCTGCACTACCGGACCCAGGGCCGGATCAAGCTGCCGATCGTGGTGCGGGTGCCCTTCGGCGGCGGCATCGGAGCGGTGGAACACCACTCCGAGTCGCCGGAGTCGTACTTCGCGCACACCGCCGGCCTCAAGGTGGTCGCCTGCTCCAACCCGGTCGACGCGTACTGGATGCTGCGCCAGGCCATCGAGTGCGACGACCCGGTGCTGTTCTTCGAGCCCAAGCGCCGCTACCACGAGAAGGCCGAACTCGACCTGTCGGTCGCCCCGCAGCCGCTGTTCAGCTCGCGGGTGCTGCGCAAGGGGTCCACCGCGACCATCGCCACCTACGGGCCGATGGTCCGCACCAGCATGGACGCGGCCATCGCCGGCGCCGAGGACGGCCTCGACCTCGAGGTCATCGACATGCGCTCGCTCTCCCCGCTCGACCTGGGCCCGGTCTACGAGTCGGTGCGCCGCACCGGCCGGCTGATCGTGGTCAGCGAGGCGCCGGGCGAGTCGTCGATCGCGGCCGAGATCGCCACCAAGGTCCAGCAGGAGTGCTTCTACTCGCTGGAGGCGCCCGTGCTGCGGGTGACCGGCTTCGACACCCCGTACCCGCCGGCCAAGCTCGAGGAGAACTTCCTCCCCGACCTGGACCGGGTGCTGGCCGCCGTCGACCGTTCACTCGCCTGGTAA
- a CDS encoding glutaminase: MNYQELIDDAVDAARTHLGHGRVADYIPALACADPNAIGMALATVDGEVFQAGDADRPFSIQSISKLFTLALVLAEGGDALWRRVGREPSGNPFNSLVQLETEHGIPRNPFINAGAIVVTDRLLGLTGDAAEHVRRFLRSESENPNLATNAAIAASEAEHGHRNAALAHFIASHGNLDNDVDAVLAQYYEHCAIEASCRDLALAGRFLARHGVRADGERLLSRSEAKQINAVLLTCGTYDAAGEFAYRVGLPGKSGVGGGVLAIMPGRGAVCAWSPALDPAGNSVAAVAALDAFTTASGLSVF; the protein is encoded by the coding sequence GTGAACTACCAGGAGCTGATCGACGACGCCGTGGACGCGGCGCGGACACATCTCGGGCACGGGCGGGTCGCGGACTACATTCCCGCTCTGGCCTGCGCCGACCCGAACGCGATCGGCATGGCGTTGGCGACGGTCGACGGCGAGGTGTTCCAGGCGGGTGACGCCGACCGGCCGTTCTCGATCCAGAGCATCTCGAAGCTGTTCACTCTGGCGCTGGTGCTGGCCGAGGGCGGCGACGCGCTGTGGCGGCGGGTGGGCCGCGAGCCGTCCGGCAATCCGTTCAACTCGTTGGTGCAGCTGGAAACCGAGCACGGCATCCCCCGCAACCCGTTCATCAACGCGGGCGCGATCGTGGTGACCGACCGGCTGCTCGGCCTGACCGGTGACGCGGCCGAGCACGTCCGGCGGTTTCTCCGTTCCGAGTCGGAGAACCCAAACCTGGCAACGAATGCGGCGATCGCCGCGTCGGAAGCCGAGCACGGGCACCGCAACGCGGCGCTGGCGCACTTCATCGCCAGCCACGGCAACCTCGACAACGACGTGGACGCCGTGCTGGCGCAGTACTACGAGCACTGCGCGATCGAGGCCAGCTGCCGTGATCTCGCGCTGGCGGGCCGATTCCTCGCCCGGCACGGGGTTCGCGCCGACGGCGAGCGGCTGTTGTCACGGAGCGAGGCCAAGCAGATCAACGCCGTGCTGTTGACGTGCGGCACCTACGACGCGGCCGGCGAGTTCGCGTACCGGGTGGGGCTGCCGGGCAAGAGCGGCGTCGGCGGCGGAGTGCTGGCGATCATGCCGGGTCGGGGCGCGGTCTGCGCCTGGAGCCCGGCGCTGGACCCGGCCGGCAACTCGGTGGCGGCCGTCGCCGCGCTGGACGCGTTCACCACGGCCAGCGGGCTTTCGGTGTTCTAG
- the pdhA gene encoding pyruvate dehydrogenase (acetyl-transferring) E1 component subunit alpha, which translates to MSSPERWSQPQPSGAPAATAAAPTAEQVIAGLRATSEGGAELVQLLTPEGERVDHPDFHIDITPDELRGLYRDMVLVRRADREANALQRQGQLGLWVPLLGQEAAQIGAGRALRPTDMAFPSYREHGVAWCRGVHPNEIVGMFRGVDHGAWDPVAKRFHPYTIVIGNQCLNAAGYAMGQRFDGKVGDDNGEATMVFFGDGATSQGDVHEAFVWASVYDAPLVFFCQNNQWAISEPTERQSRLPLYQRARGYGFPGIRVDGNDVLATLAVARWALDECRHGNGPVLIEAFTYRMDSHTTSDDATRYRLSTEVEEWKLKDPIERVKAHLSRNGFADHDFFDGVQAEADELAAVLREHCVSLPEPPPSRMFDNVYAEPSPALQAQQAEYETYLAGFAGGEH; encoded by the coding sequence ATGTCGTCCCCAGAACGATGGTCGCAACCGCAGCCGTCGGGAGCCCCGGCCGCTACCGCGGCAGCACCCACGGCGGAGCAGGTGATCGCGGGGTTGCGGGCCACCAGCGAAGGTGGCGCGGAGCTGGTCCAGCTGCTCACCCCCGAGGGTGAGCGCGTCGACCACCCGGACTTCCACATCGACATCACGCCCGACGAGCTGCGCGGCCTGTACCGGGACATGGTCCTGGTCCGCCGCGCCGACCGGGAGGCCAACGCGCTGCAGCGGCAGGGCCAGCTGGGCCTGTGGGTGCCGCTGCTGGGCCAGGAGGCCGCGCAGATCGGCGCCGGCCGGGCGCTGCGGCCGACCGACATGGCCTTCCCCAGCTACCGCGAGCACGGCGTGGCCTGGTGCCGCGGGGTGCACCCGAACGAGATCGTGGGCATGTTCCGCGGCGTCGACCACGGCGCGTGGGACCCGGTGGCCAAGCGGTTCCACCCCTACACGATCGTGATCGGCAACCAGTGCCTCAACGCGGCCGGCTACGCCATGGGCCAGCGCTTCGACGGCAAGGTCGGCGACGACAACGGGGAGGCCACCATGGTCTTCTTCGGTGACGGCGCGACCAGCCAGGGCGACGTGCACGAGGCGTTCGTGTGGGCCTCGGTCTACGACGCGCCGCTGGTGTTCTTCTGCCAGAACAACCAGTGGGCCATCTCCGAGCCGACCGAGCGGCAGAGCCGGCTCCCGCTGTACCAGCGCGCCCGCGGCTACGGCTTCCCCGGCATCCGGGTGGACGGCAACGACGTGCTGGCCACGCTGGCGGTCGCCCGCTGGGCGCTGGACGAGTGCCGGCACGGCAACGGCCCGGTGCTGATCGAGGCCTTCACGTACCGGATGGACTCGCACACCACCTCCGACGACGCCACCCGCTACCGCCTCTCCACCGAGGTCGAAGAGTGGAAGCTGAAGGACCCGATCGAGCGGGTCAAGGCGCACCTGAGCCGCAACGGCTTCGCCGACCACGACTTCTTCGACGGCGTGCAGGCCGAGGCCGACGAGCTGGCCGCGGTGCTGCGCGAGCACTGCGTCTCCCTGCCGGAGCCGCCGCCGAGCCGGATGTTCGACAACGTCTACGCCGAACCCAGCCCCGCGCTGCAGGCCCAGCAGGCCGAATACGAGACCTACCTCGCCGGGTTCGCCGGAGGTGAGCACTGA